Proteins co-encoded in one Juglans regia cultivar Chandler chromosome 16, Walnut 2.0, whole genome shotgun sequence genomic window:
- the LOC109021442 gene encoding G-type lectin S-receptor-like serine/threonine-protein kinase At1g34300 codes for MATQFLSFLFLFAFLLSISPPSSAQQQAPSLTFSSFKSSDSPWSPGQNRILVSPNSVFAAGFQLLPSSETHYNFSVWYYNVSGSLIVWSTNKTSAVNGSASLVITTSGQLRLNDFSGQNLWPRDASGNPNSSLSLSNEGNLSFANWQSFKFPTDTILPNQIITNTTLVSKNGKYSFANSSKLLFNNTDSYWEAAKGRPFQMLQTDGKMVQNGEFFIPADFGSTDLRRLTLDDDGNLGIYSYDPDQKAWVVVWKAMQEMCRVYGTCGPNAICISDGSNSSTNCTCPPGFRPRSGGAQEGCDIKIPINNPAKTKFLPLDYVNYSSGANNTNKITARNLAECQANCSKVAKCLGFGFKYDGKGSCSLQLERLLYGYWSPGTEAVMYLRVDSSETDISNFSGMTKLLETTCPVNISLPLPPEESSTTARNIAIICTLFAAELLSGVFFFWRFLKKYIKYRDMAQTLGLEFLPAGGPKRFTYAELKAATKDFSNLIGKGGFGDVYKGELPDHRVVAVKCLKHVAGGDPEFWAEVTIIARMHHLNLVRLWGFCAEKGKRILVYEYVPNGSLDKYIFRSARANSREDGELEMGPLSENGLNPILDWGVRYRIALGVARAIAYLHEECLEWVLHCDIKPENILLGDDFCPKISDFGLAKLKKKEDMVSMSRMRGTRGYMAPEWVRSDPITAKADVYSFGMVLLEIVTGTRNFEMQGSVKHSEDWYFPGWAFEKVYKEIKVEDILDRRIKHSYDSRAHFHLVDRMVKTAMWCLQDRPEKRPPMGKVAKMLEGTVEITEPGKPTIFFLGD; via the coding sequence ATGGCTACCCAGTtcctctccttcctcttcctcttcgccTTCCTCCTTTCAATCAGTCCACCATCCTCAGCCCAACAACAAGCCCCATCTCTGACTTTCTCATCCTTCAAATCGTCGGACTCCCCATGGAGCCCAGGCCAGAACCGAATCCTTGTCTCTCCCAACTCCGTCTTCGCCGCCGGATTCCAGCTACTACCCAGCTCCGAAACGCACTACAACTTCTCAGTTTGGTACTACAACGTCTCCGGAAGTCTCATCGTCTGGTCAACCAATAAGACCTCTGCGGTCAACGGCTCCGCATCGCTTGTCATCACCACCTCTGGACAGCTCCGTCTCAACGACTTCTCGGGCCAGAACTTGTGGCCGCGGGATGCCTCAGGAAACCCAAACTCCAGTCTCAGCCTAAGCAATGAGGGTAATCTTTCTTTCGCAAACTGGCAGAGTTTCAAATTCCCAACAGATACCATTTTGCCGAACCAGATTATAACTAATACCACATTAGTTTCCAAGAATGGTAAGTATAGCTTCGCAAACTCCTCGAAGTTGCTTTTCAATAACACCGATAGTTATTGGGAAGCCGCAAAGGGAAGACCTTTCCAAATGCTCCAGACTGACGGGAAAATGGTCCAGAATGGAGAGTTTTTCATTCCTGCGGATTTCGGTTCTACAGATTTGCGAAGATTGACGCTTGACGACGATGGTAATCTCGGAATTTACAGTTATGATCCAGATCAAAAAGCGTGGGTCGTTGTTTGGAAAGCAATGCAAGAAATGTGCAGAGTTTATGGCACGTGTGGGCCTAACGCTATTTGCATAAGTGATGGCTCGAATTCTAGTACCAATTGTACATGTCCGCCAGGGTTTCGGCCGCGTTCCGGTGGAGCACAAGAAGGATGCGACATCAAAATTCCGATCAACAACCCGGCAAAGACCAAGTTCCTTCCGCTTGATTATGTCAATTATTCCAGTGGGGCGAACAATACTAATAAGATTACTGCTAGGAATCTGGCGGAGTGTCAAGCTAACTGCTCTAAAGTCGCCAAATGTCTTGGGTTTGGATTCAAGTATGACGGAAAAGGTTCTTGCTCTCTTCAACTCGAACGGCTGCTATATGGGTACTGGTCGCCGGGTACCGAGGCCGTCATGTATTTGCGCGTTGACAGTTCGGAGACAGACATATCAAACTTCAGCGGCATGACCAAGTTGCTGGAAACGACATGCCCGGTCAATATAAGCCTCCCTCTACCGCCCGAAGAATCCAGCACCACCGCGAGAAATATAGCGATAATCTGTACCCTCTTTGCTGCAGAGCTGCTCTCCGGGGTGTTTTTCTTCTGGCGTTTTCTGAAGAAGTACATCAAGTACAGGGACATGGCTCAGACCTTAGGCCTCGAGTTCCTTCCGGCAGGTGGACCCAAGCGGTTCACATACGCCGAGCTCAAGGCAGCCACCAAAGACTTCTCCAACCTGATAGGCAAAGGTGGATTCGGAGATGTTTATAAAGGAGAGCTCCCCGATCACCGCGTCGTCGCGGTGAAGTGTTTGAAACATGTTGCCGGCGGCGACCCCGAGTTCTGGGCAGAGGTCACAATTATTGCCCGGATGCACCACCTCAACTTGGTTAGATTGTGGGGGTTTTGTGCGGAGAAGGGTAAGAGAATCCTTGTCTACGAGTATGTCCCCAATGGCTCCCTCGACAAGTACATCTTTCGTTCTGCTCGGGCAAATTCCAGAGAAGATGGGGAGCTGGAAATGGGTCCTCTTTCTGAAAACGGCCTGAACCCGATACTGGATTGGGGCGTTCGATACCGGATTGCGCTCGGCGTGGCTAGAGCGATAGCGTATTTGCACGAAGAGTGTTTGGAGTGGGTTTTGCATTGTGACATTAAGCCAGAGAATATACTCTTGGGGGATGATTTCTGCCCCAAGATATCCGACTTTGGGTTGGCAAAGCTGAAGAAAAAGGAGGATATGGTGAGCATGTCACGGATGCGGGGGACAAGAGGGTACATGGCGCCGGAATGGGTTAGATCAGACCCGATTACTGCAAAGGCCGACGTGTACAGCTTCGGGATGGTGCTGCTGGAAATAGTGACAGGCACAAGGAATTTTGAGATGCAAGGGTCCGTGAAGCACAGCGAGGATTGGTATTTCCCGGGGTGGGCATTCGAGAAAGTATACAAGGAGATAAAGGTGGAGGACATCCTGGATCGTCGAATCAAACATAGTTATGATAGTCGAGCCCATTTTCATTTGGTGGATCGGATGGTGAAGACGGCGATGTGGTGCCTTCAAGATCGACCGGAGAAGAGGCCGCCGATGGGGAAGGTGGCTAAGATGTTGGAAGGTACGGTGGAGATCACAGAACCAGGAAAGCctaccattttctttcttggggATTAA